The following are encoded in a window of Oncorhynchus mykiss isolate Arlee chromosome 31, USDA_OmykA_1.1, whole genome shotgun sequence genomic DNA:
- the LOC110504441 gene encoding rho guanine nucleotide exchange factor 6 isoform X3, with protein MFQNAYNYVTKDAYIQYCQEPRNEAECIANIKEFLRGCTSLKVEGFEPECLYSGEKFNKVLTTLLGVNFATQDCGTERSCPQSGTPAPSQSTTSHTHTSSRSKSLRRQSKPVEMSENGGGGLVLVKARFQFKQNNEDELSFNKGDLISVSRQEEGGWWEGSLNGKTGWFPSNYVREVKPCDKPVSPKASQLTKNYYTVVVQDILEHEREFVKELQTMLSCYLRPLKASDKLSITDSGSLSGNLEEILTFQQGLVLALDECTKVPESQQRLAACYLNLIGQIRRLYRSYCSSHPSAVCVLTDHSEELGTFMESQGASPPGILTLTTSLSKPFMRLDKYPILLQELERHMEEAHPDYSDILKVTVAFKSLVTQCQDLRKRKNLELQILSEPVRGWEGDSMKSLGHVAYMSLVHMQNGTNEEKEERYLMMFPGVLVLLSASPRMSGFIYQGRLPLTGSTVSRQTEDTENGHYTFEITGSTMDRITVFCSNPQELQEWLDHLHAYSEGASPVGTIIKPVSMVGTPTHLPSFSTPSQANRGPLEPPKTTKPWSLSCLRPAPPLKPSAALGYKERMSSILKDSSKSSGPIKNFFPKRRAERKHSDEEFLLRKSTAALEEDAQILKVIEAYCTGTSQHQASQHQASTAVRKVCVPQVLLPEEEKIMVEEMKNNGQTSVEEKSLVDAVYALKDEVHELKKENKWMKQCMEEEQKSRKELERVVRKLAKQKNDCAWEDGGH; from the exons ATGTTCCAAAACGCGTATAATTATGTAACCAAAGATGCTTATATTCAG TACTGTCAGGAACCGAGGAACGAAGCTGAATGCATCGCCAATATCAAGGAGTTTTTGAGAGGATGCACATCCTTGAAAGTAGAG ggatttgaaccagagtGCCTGTACTCTGGCGAGAAATTTAACAAAGTGCTGACTACTCTGCTGGGAGTCAACTTCGCCACCCAGG ACTGTGGCACTGAGAGGTCATGTCCCCAGTCCGGCACACCTGCTCCTAGCCAGTccaccacctcacacacacacacctcttccagGTCCAAGTCCCTGCGCAGACAATCCAAACCAGTG GAGATGTCGGAGAACGGCGGAGGCGGGCTGGTGCTGGTGAAGGCGCGCTTCCAGTTCAAGCAGAACAACGAGGATGAGCTGTCCTTCAACAAGGGAGACCTGATCAGTGTGTCGCGCCAGGAGGAGGGTGGCTGGTGGGAGGGCTCGCTCAACGGCAAGACGGGCTGGTTCCCCAGCAACTATGTCCGTGAGGTCAAGCCCTGTG ATAAACCTGTGTCTCCTAAAGCATCTCAACTGACCAAGAACTACTACACTGTG GTGGTGCAGGACATCCTGGAGCATGAGAGGGAGTTTGTCAAGGAGCTGCAGACAATGTTGAGCTGTTACCTACGACCCCTAAAGGCCAGCGACAA GCTCAGCATTACAGACAGTGGCAGTCTGAGTGGTAACCTGGAGGAGATCCTCACCTTCCAGCAGGGTCTGGTTCTTGCTCTGGACGAGTGCACCAA ggttcCAGAGAGCCAGCAGCGATTGGCTGCCTGCTACCTCAACCTGATTGGTCAGATCAGGAGGCTGTACCGGTCATACTGTTCCAGTCACCCCTCGGCTGTCTGCGTACTCACTGACCACAG tGAGGAGCTGGGTACGTTCATGGAGAGCCAGGGGGCCAGTCCGCCAGGCATCCTGACCCTGACCACCAGCCTGAGTAAACCCTTCATGAGGCTGGACAAGTATCCCATCCTGCTGCAGGAGCTGGAGAGACATatggag GAGGCCCACCCGGACTACAGTGACATCTTGAAGGTTACGGTGGCTTTTAAAAGCTTGGTG ACCCAGTGTCAGGACCTGCGGAAACGTAAGAACCTGGAACTACAGATCCTGTCGGAGCCAGTGAGAGGCTGGGAGGGAGACAGCATGAAGTCTCTGGGTCACGTGGCctacatgtccctggtccacatGCAGAACGGGACCAATGAG GAGAAGGAGGAGCGCTACCTCATGATGTTTCCCGGTGTGCTGGTCCTGCTGTCTGCTAGTCCGCGCATGAGCGGCTTCATATACCAG ggaagGCTGCCGCTGACAGGCTCCACAGTCTCCAGGCAGACGGAGGACACGGAGAACGGCCACTACACCTTTGAGATCACAG gaagcacaaTGGATCGCATCACAGTGTTCTGCAGTAACCCCCAGGAGCTGCAGGAGTGGCTGGACCATCTCCATGCCTACAGCGAAGGAGCCAGCCCCGTGGGCACCATTATCAAG CCGGTCAGTATGGTGGGCACCCCCACTCACCTTCCCAGCTTCAGCACCCCCAGCCAGGCCAACCGGGGACCCCTGGAGCCCCCCAAGACCACCAAGCCCTGGTCTCTGAGCTGCCTGCGCCCCGCCCCACCCCTCAAGCCCTCCGCTGCACTGGGCTACAAGGAG AGGATGTCTTCTATCTTGAAG GACTCCAGTAAGAGCTCTGGGCCCATTAAGAATTTCTTCCCAAAACGCAGAGCAGAAAGGAAACATTCCGACGAGGAGTTCCTCTTACGGAAAA GTACAGCTGCTCTGGAGGAGGATGCCCAGATTCTGAAAGTGATCGAGGCCTACTGCACAGGGACCAGCCAGCATCAGGCCAGCCAGCATCAGGCCAGCACAG CGGTGAGGAAAGTGTGTGTCCCTCAGGTCCTTCTGCCGGAGGAAGAGAAGATCATGGTGGAGGAGATGAAGAACAACGGTCAGACAAGCGTAGAGGAAAA GAGTCTGGTTGATGCAGTATATGCTTTAAAGGATGAGGTCCATGAATTAAAGAAG GAGAATAAGTGGATGAAGCAATGTATGGAGGAGGAGCAGAAGTCTCGTAAGGAGCTGGAGAGAGTGGTCAGGAAGTTGGCCAAGCAGAAGAACGACTGTGCTTGGGAGGATGGAGGGCACTGA
- the LOC110504441 gene encoding rho guanine nucleotide exchange factor 6 isoform X4 → MSENGGGGLVLVKARFQFKQNNEDELSFNKGDLISVSRQEEGGWWEGSLNGKTGWFPSNYVREVKPCDKPVSPKASQLTKNYYTVVVQDILEHEREFVKELQTMLSCYLRPLKASDKLSITDSGSLSGNLEEILTFQQGLVLALDECTKVPESQQRLAACYLNLIGQIRRLYRSYCSSHPSAVCVLTDHSEELGTFMESQGASPPGILTLTTSLSKPFMRLDKYPILLQELERHMEEAHPDYSDILKVTVAFKSLVTQCQDLRKRKNLELQILSEPVRGWEGDSMKSLGHVAYMSLVHMQNGTNEEKEERYLMMFPGVLVLLSASPRMSGFIYQGRLPLTGSTVSRQTEDTENGHYTFEITGSTMDRITVFCSNPQELQEWLDHLHAYSEGASPVGTIIKPVSMVGTPTHLPSFSTPSQANRGPLEPPKTTKPWSLSCLRPAPPLKPSAALGYKERMSSILKDSSKSSGPIKNFFPKRRAERKHSDEEFLLRKSTAALEEDAQILKVIEAYCTGTSQHQASQHQASTAVRKVCVPQVLLPEEEKIMVEEMKNNGQTSVEEKSLVDAVYALKDEVHELKKENKWMKQCMEEEQKSRKELERVVRKLAKQKNDCAWEDGGH, encoded by the exons ATGTCGGAGAACGGCGGAGGCGGGCTGGTGCTGGTGAAGGCGCGCTTCCAGTTCAAGCAGAACAACGAGGATGAGCTGTCCTTCAACAAGGGAGACCTGATCAGTGTGTCGCGCCAGGAGGAGGGTGGCTGGTGGGAGGGCTCGCTCAACGGCAAGACGGGCTGGTTCCCCAGCAACTATGTCCGTGAGGTCAAGCCCTGTG ATAAACCTGTGTCTCCTAAAGCATCTCAACTGACCAAGAACTACTACACTGTG GTGGTGCAGGACATCCTGGAGCATGAGAGGGAGTTTGTCAAGGAGCTGCAGACAATGTTGAGCTGTTACCTACGACCCCTAAAGGCCAGCGACAA GCTCAGCATTACAGACAGTGGCAGTCTGAGTGGTAACCTGGAGGAGATCCTCACCTTCCAGCAGGGTCTGGTTCTTGCTCTGGACGAGTGCACCAA ggttcCAGAGAGCCAGCAGCGATTGGCTGCCTGCTACCTCAACCTGATTGGTCAGATCAGGAGGCTGTACCGGTCATACTGTTCCAGTCACCCCTCGGCTGTCTGCGTACTCACTGACCACAG tGAGGAGCTGGGTACGTTCATGGAGAGCCAGGGGGCCAGTCCGCCAGGCATCCTGACCCTGACCACCAGCCTGAGTAAACCCTTCATGAGGCTGGACAAGTATCCCATCCTGCTGCAGGAGCTGGAGAGACATatggag GAGGCCCACCCGGACTACAGTGACATCTTGAAGGTTACGGTGGCTTTTAAAAGCTTGGTG ACCCAGTGTCAGGACCTGCGGAAACGTAAGAACCTGGAACTACAGATCCTGTCGGAGCCAGTGAGAGGCTGGGAGGGAGACAGCATGAAGTCTCTGGGTCACGTGGCctacatgtccctggtccacatGCAGAACGGGACCAATGAG GAGAAGGAGGAGCGCTACCTCATGATGTTTCCCGGTGTGCTGGTCCTGCTGTCTGCTAGTCCGCGCATGAGCGGCTTCATATACCAG ggaagGCTGCCGCTGACAGGCTCCACAGTCTCCAGGCAGACGGAGGACACGGAGAACGGCCACTACACCTTTGAGATCACAG gaagcacaaTGGATCGCATCACAGTGTTCTGCAGTAACCCCCAGGAGCTGCAGGAGTGGCTGGACCATCTCCATGCCTACAGCGAAGGAGCCAGCCCCGTGGGCACCATTATCAAG CCGGTCAGTATGGTGGGCACCCCCACTCACCTTCCCAGCTTCAGCACCCCCAGCCAGGCCAACCGGGGACCCCTGGAGCCCCCCAAGACCACCAAGCCCTGGTCTCTGAGCTGCCTGCGCCCCGCCCCACCCCTCAAGCCCTCCGCTGCACTGGGCTACAAGGAG AGGATGTCTTCTATCTTGAAG GACTCCAGTAAGAGCTCTGGGCCCATTAAGAATTTCTTCCCAAAACGCAGAGCAGAAAGGAAACATTCCGACGAGGAGTTCCTCTTACGGAAAA GTACAGCTGCTCTGGAGGAGGATGCCCAGATTCTGAAAGTGATCGAGGCCTACTGCACAGGGACCAGCCAGCATCAGGCCAGCCAGCATCAGGCCAGCACAG CGGTGAGGAAAGTGTGTGTCCCTCAGGTCCTTCTGCCGGAGGAAGAGAAGATCATGGTGGAGGAGATGAAGAACAACGGTCAGACAAGCGTAGAGGAAAA GAGTCTGGTTGATGCAGTATATGCTTTAAAGGATGAGGTCCATGAATTAAAGAAG GAGAATAAGTGGATGAAGCAATGTATGGAGGAGGAGCAGAAGTCTCGTAAGGAGCTGGAGAGAGTGGTCAGGAAGTTGGCCAAGCAGAAGAACGACTGTGCTTGGGAGGATGGAGGGCACTGA
- the LOC110504441 gene encoding rho guanine nucleotide exchange factor 6 isoform X2, with amino-acid sequence MNPEEQTVTWLISLGVLNSPKKNIADPEEFLKTSLKDGVVLCKLMERLVPGTVPKYCQEPRNEAECIANIKEFLRGCTSLKVEGFEPECLYSGEKFNKVLTTLLGVNFATQDCGTERSCPQSGTPAPSQSTTSHTHTSSRSKSLRRQSKPVEMSENGGGGLVLVKARFQFKQNNEDELSFNKGDLISVSRQEEGGWWEGSLNGKTGWFPSNYVREVKPCDKPVSPKASQLTKNYYTVVVQDILEHEREFVKELQTMLSCYLRPLKASDKLSITDSGSLSGNLEEILTFQQGLVLALDECTKVPESQQRLAACYLNLIGQIRRLYRSYCSSHPSAVCVLTDHSEELGTFMESQGASPPGILTLTTSLSKPFMRLDKYPILLQELERHMEEAHPDYSDILKVTVAFKSLVTQCQDLRKRKNLELQILSEPVRGWEGDSMKSLGHVAYMSLVHMQNGTNEEKEERYLMMFPGVLVLLSASPRMSGFIYQGRLPLTGSTVSRQTEDTENGHYTFEITGSTMDRITVFCSNPQELQEWLDHLHAYSEGASPVGTIIKPVSMVGTPTHLPSFSTPSQANRGPLEPPKTTKPWSLSCLRPAPPLKPSAALGYKEDSSKSSGPIKNFFPKRRAERKHSDEEFLLRKSTAALEEDAQILKVIEAYCTGTSQHQASQHQASTAVRKVCVPQVLLPEEEKIMVEEMKNNGQTSVEEKSLVDAVYALKDEVHELKKENKWMKQCMEEEQKSRKELERVVRKLAKQKNDCAWEDGGH; translated from the exons ATGAACCCAGAGGAGCAGACCGTAACGTGGCTGATATCATTAGGGGTGCTTAATTCACCCAAAAAGAACATAGCTGACCCAGAAGAATTTCTGAAAACATCTCTGAAAGATGGGGTCGTCTTGTGCAAACTCATGGAGCGGCTCGTGCCCGGCACTGTTCCAAAG TACTGTCAGGAACCGAGGAACGAAGCTGAATGCATCGCCAATATCAAGGAGTTTTTGAGAGGATGCACATCCTTGAAAGTAGAG ggatttgaaccagagtGCCTGTACTCTGGCGAGAAATTTAACAAAGTGCTGACTACTCTGCTGGGAGTCAACTTCGCCACCCAGG ACTGTGGCACTGAGAGGTCATGTCCCCAGTCCGGCACACCTGCTCCTAGCCAGTccaccacctcacacacacacacctcttccagGTCCAAGTCCCTGCGCAGACAATCCAAACCAGTG GAGATGTCGGAGAACGGCGGAGGCGGGCTGGTGCTGGTGAAGGCGCGCTTCCAGTTCAAGCAGAACAACGAGGATGAGCTGTCCTTCAACAAGGGAGACCTGATCAGTGTGTCGCGCCAGGAGGAGGGTGGCTGGTGGGAGGGCTCGCTCAACGGCAAGACGGGCTGGTTCCCCAGCAACTATGTCCGTGAGGTCAAGCCCTGTG ATAAACCTGTGTCTCCTAAAGCATCTCAACTGACCAAGAACTACTACACTGTG GTGGTGCAGGACATCCTGGAGCATGAGAGGGAGTTTGTCAAGGAGCTGCAGACAATGTTGAGCTGTTACCTACGACCCCTAAAGGCCAGCGACAA GCTCAGCATTACAGACAGTGGCAGTCTGAGTGGTAACCTGGAGGAGATCCTCACCTTCCAGCAGGGTCTGGTTCTTGCTCTGGACGAGTGCACCAA ggttcCAGAGAGCCAGCAGCGATTGGCTGCCTGCTACCTCAACCTGATTGGTCAGATCAGGAGGCTGTACCGGTCATACTGTTCCAGTCACCCCTCGGCTGTCTGCGTACTCACTGACCACAG tGAGGAGCTGGGTACGTTCATGGAGAGCCAGGGGGCCAGTCCGCCAGGCATCCTGACCCTGACCACCAGCCTGAGTAAACCCTTCATGAGGCTGGACAAGTATCCCATCCTGCTGCAGGAGCTGGAGAGACATatggag GAGGCCCACCCGGACTACAGTGACATCTTGAAGGTTACGGTGGCTTTTAAAAGCTTGGTG ACCCAGTGTCAGGACCTGCGGAAACGTAAGAACCTGGAACTACAGATCCTGTCGGAGCCAGTGAGAGGCTGGGAGGGAGACAGCATGAAGTCTCTGGGTCACGTGGCctacatgtccctggtccacatGCAGAACGGGACCAATGAG GAGAAGGAGGAGCGCTACCTCATGATGTTTCCCGGTGTGCTGGTCCTGCTGTCTGCTAGTCCGCGCATGAGCGGCTTCATATACCAG ggaagGCTGCCGCTGACAGGCTCCACAGTCTCCAGGCAGACGGAGGACACGGAGAACGGCCACTACACCTTTGAGATCACAG gaagcacaaTGGATCGCATCACAGTGTTCTGCAGTAACCCCCAGGAGCTGCAGGAGTGGCTGGACCATCTCCATGCCTACAGCGAAGGAGCCAGCCCCGTGGGCACCATTATCAAG CCGGTCAGTATGGTGGGCACCCCCACTCACCTTCCCAGCTTCAGCACCCCCAGCCAGGCCAACCGGGGACCCCTGGAGCCCCCCAAGACCACCAAGCCCTGGTCTCTGAGCTGCCTGCGCCCCGCCCCACCCCTCAAGCCCTCCGCTGCACTGGGCTACAAGGAG GACTCCAGTAAGAGCTCTGGGCCCATTAAGAATTTCTTCCCAAAACGCAGAGCAGAAAGGAAACATTCCGACGAGGAGTTCCTCTTACGGAAAA GTACAGCTGCTCTGGAGGAGGATGCCCAGATTCTGAAAGTGATCGAGGCCTACTGCACAGGGACCAGCCAGCATCAGGCCAGCCAGCATCAGGCCAGCACAG CGGTGAGGAAAGTGTGTGTCCCTCAGGTCCTTCTGCCGGAGGAAGAGAAGATCATGGTGGAGGAGATGAAGAACAACGGTCAGACAAGCGTAGAGGAAAA GAGTCTGGTTGATGCAGTATATGCTTTAAAGGATGAGGTCCATGAATTAAAGAAG GAGAATAAGTGGATGAAGCAATGTATGGAGGAGGAGCAGAAGTCTCGTAAGGAGCTGGAGAGAGTGGTCAGGAAGTTGGCCAAGCAGAAGAACGACTGTGCTTGGGAGGATGGAGGGCACTGA
- the LOC110504441 gene encoding rho guanine nucleotide exchange factor 6 isoform X1, translated as MNPEEQTVTWLISLGVLNSPKKNIADPEEFLKTSLKDGVVLCKLMERLVPGTVPKYCQEPRNEAECIANIKEFLRGCTSLKVEGFEPECLYSGEKFNKVLTTLLGVNFATQDCGTERSCPQSGTPAPSQSTTSHTHTSSRSKSLRRQSKPVEMSENGGGGLVLVKARFQFKQNNEDELSFNKGDLISVSRQEEGGWWEGSLNGKTGWFPSNYVREVKPCDKPVSPKASQLTKNYYTVVVQDILEHEREFVKELQTMLSCYLRPLKASDKLSITDSGSLSGNLEEILTFQQGLVLALDECTKVPESQQRLAACYLNLIGQIRRLYRSYCSSHPSAVCVLTDHSEELGTFMESQGASPPGILTLTTSLSKPFMRLDKYPILLQELERHMEEAHPDYSDILKVTVAFKSLVTQCQDLRKRKNLELQILSEPVRGWEGDSMKSLGHVAYMSLVHMQNGTNEEKEERYLMMFPGVLVLLSASPRMSGFIYQGRLPLTGSTVSRQTEDTENGHYTFEITGSTMDRITVFCSNPQELQEWLDHLHAYSEGASPVGTIIKPVSMVGTPTHLPSFSTPSQANRGPLEPPKTTKPWSLSCLRPAPPLKPSAALGYKERMSSILKDSSKSSGPIKNFFPKRRAERKHSDEEFLLRKSTAALEEDAQILKVIEAYCTGTSQHQASQHQASTAVRKVCVPQVLLPEEEKIMVEEMKNNGQTSVEEKSLVDAVYALKDEVHELKKENKWMKQCMEEEQKSRKELERVVRKLAKQKNDCAWEDGGH; from the exons ATGAACCCAGAGGAGCAGACCGTAACGTGGCTGATATCATTAGGGGTGCTTAATTCACCCAAAAAGAACATAGCTGACCCAGAAGAATTTCTGAAAACATCTCTGAAAGATGGGGTCGTCTTGTGCAAACTCATGGAGCGGCTCGTGCCCGGCACTGTTCCAAAG TACTGTCAGGAACCGAGGAACGAAGCTGAATGCATCGCCAATATCAAGGAGTTTTTGAGAGGATGCACATCCTTGAAAGTAGAG ggatttgaaccagagtGCCTGTACTCTGGCGAGAAATTTAACAAAGTGCTGACTACTCTGCTGGGAGTCAACTTCGCCACCCAGG ACTGTGGCACTGAGAGGTCATGTCCCCAGTCCGGCACACCTGCTCCTAGCCAGTccaccacctcacacacacacacctcttccagGTCCAAGTCCCTGCGCAGACAATCCAAACCAGTG GAGATGTCGGAGAACGGCGGAGGCGGGCTGGTGCTGGTGAAGGCGCGCTTCCAGTTCAAGCAGAACAACGAGGATGAGCTGTCCTTCAACAAGGGAGACCTGATCAGTGTGTCGCGCCAGGAGGAGGGTGGCTGGTGGGAGGGCTCGCTCAACGGCAAGACGGGCTGGTTCCCCAGCAACTATGTCCGTGAGGTCAAGCCCTGTG ATAAACCTGTGTCTCCTAAAGCATCTCAACTGACCAAGAACTACTACACTGTG GTGGTGCAGGACATCCTGGAGCATGAGAGGGAGTTTGTCAAGGAGCTGCAGACAATGTTGAGCTGTTACCTACGACCCCTAAAGGCCAGCGACAA GCTCAGCATTACAGACAGTGGCAGTCTGAGTGGTAACCTGGAGGAGATCCTCACCTTCCAGCAGGGTCTGGTTCTTGCTCTGGACGAGTGCACCAA ggttcCAGAGAGCCAGCAGCGATTGGCTGCCTGCTACCTCAACCTGATTGGTCAGATCAGGAGGCTGTACCGGTCATACTGTTCCAGTCACCCCTCGGCTGTCTGCGTACTCACTGACCACAG tGAGGAGCTGGGTACGTTCATGGAGAGCCAGGGGGCCAGTCCGCCAGGCATCCTGACCCTGACCACCAGCCTGAGTAAACCCTTCATGAGGCTGGACAAGTATCCCATCCTGCTGCAGGAGCTGGAGAGACATatggag GAGGCCCACCCGGACTACAGTGACATCTTGAAGGTTACGGTGGCTTTTAAAAGCTTGGTG ACCCAGTGTCAGGACCTGCGGAAACGTAAGAACCTGGAACTACAGATCCTGTCGGAGCCAGTGAGAGGCTGGGAGGGAGACAGCATGAAGTCTCTGGGTCACGTGGCctacatgtccctggtccacatGCAGAACGGGACCAATGAG GAGAAGGAGGAGCGCTACCTCATGATGTTTCCCGGTGTGCTGGTCCTGCTGTCTGCTAGTCCGCGCATGAGCGGCTTCATATACCAG ggaagGCTGCCGCTGACAGGCTCCACAGTCTCCAGGCAGACGGAGGACACGGAGAACGGCCACTACACCTTTGAGATCACAG gaagcacaaTGGATCGCATCACAGTGTTCTGCAGTAACCCCCAGGAGCTGCAGGAGTGGCTGGACCATCTCCATGCCTACAGCGAAGGAGCCAGCCCCGTGGGCACCATTATCAAG CCGGTCAGTATGGTGGGCACCCCCACTCACCTTCCCAGCTTCAGCACCCCCAGCCAGGCCAACCGGGGACCCCTGGAGCCCCCCAAGACCACCAAGCCCTGGTCTCTGAGCTGCCTGCGCCCCGCCCCACCCCTCAAGCCCTCCGCTGCACTGGGCTACAAGGAG AGGATGTCTTCTATCTTGAAG GACTCCAGTAAGAGCTCTGGGCCCATTAAGAATTTCTTCCCAAAACGCAGAGCAGAAAGGAAACATTCCGACGAGGAGTTCCTCTTACGGAAAA GTACAGCTGCTCTGGAGGAGGATGCCCAGATTCTGAAAGTGATCGAGGCCTACTGCACAGGGACCAGCCAGCATCAGGCCAGCCAGCATCAGGCCAGCACAG CGGTGAGGAAAGTGTGTGTCCCTCAGGTCCTTCTGCCGGAGGAAGAGAAGATCATGGTGGAGGAGATGAAGAACAACGGTCAGACAAGCGTAGAGGAAAA GAGTCTGGTTGATGCAGTATATGCTTTAAAGGATGAGGTCCATGAATTAAAGAAG GAGAATAAGTGGATGAAGCAATGTATGGAGGAGGAGCAGAAGTCTCGTAAGGAGCTGGAGAGAGTGGTCAGGAAGTTGGCCAAGCAGAAGAACGACTGTGCTTGGGAGGATGGAGGGCACTGA